A section of the Papio anubis isolate 15944 chromosome 4, Panubis1.0, whole genome shotgun sequence genome encodes:
- the ZNF12 gene encoding zinc finger protein 12 isoform X1: MSKSLGPVSFKDVAVDFTQEEWQQLDPEQKITYRDVMLENYSNLVSVGYHIIKPDVISKLEQGEEPWIVEGEFLLQSYPDEVWQADDLIERIQEGENKPSRQTVFTETLIEERGNVPGKTFDVETNAVPSGKTAYRNSLCDSCEKCLASVSEYISSDGSYARMKADECSGCGKSLLHIKLEKTHPGDKAYEFNQNGKPYTLNEESLYQKIHILEKPFEYIECQKAFQKDTVFVNHMEEKPYKWNGSEIAFLQMSDLTVHQASHMEMKPYECSECGKSFCKKSKFIIHQRTHTGEKPYECNQCGKSFCQKGTLTVHQRTHTGEKPYECNECGKNFYQKLHLIQHQRTHSGEKPYECSYCGKSFCQKTHLTQHQRTHSGERPYVCHDCGKTFSQKSALNDHQKIHTGVKLYKCSECGKCFCRKSTLTTHLRTHTGEKPYECNECGKFFSRLSYLTVHYRTHSGEKPYECNECGKTFYLNSALMRHQRVHTGEKPYECNECGKLFSQLSYLTIHHRTHSGVKPYECSECGKTFYQNSALCRHRRIHKGEKPYECYICGKFFSQMSYLTIHHRIHSGEKPYECSECGKTFCQNSALNRHQRTHTGEKAYECYECGKCFSQMSYLTIHHRIHSGEKPFECNECGKAFSRMSYLTVHYRTHSGEKPYECTECGKKFYHKSAFNSHQRIHRRGNMNVIDVGRLL, translated from the exons ATGAGTAAATCCCTG GGGCCAGTGTCATTCAAGGATGTGGCTGTGGACTTCACCCAGGAGGAGTGGCAGCAGCTGGACCCTGAGCAGAAGATAACTTACAGggatgtgatgctggagaactacAGCAATCTAGTTTCCGTGG GGTATCACATTATCAAACCGGATGTTATCAGCAAGTTGGAGCAAGGAGAAGAGCCATGGATAGTAGAAGGAGAATTCCTACTTCAGAGCTATCCAG ATGAAGTCTGGCAAGCTGATGACCTAATAGAGAGAATCCAGGAAGGCGAAAATAAACCTTCAAGACAAACTGTGTTCACTGAGACCCTGATTGAAGAGAGAGGTAATGTTCCTGGTAAAACTTTTGATGTAGAAACGAATGCTGTTCCTTCAGGAAAAACAGCCTATAGAAATAGCCTCTGTGACTCCTGTGAAAAGTGTTTAGCGTCTGTTTCAGAATATATTAGTAGCGATGGAAGCTATGCAAGAATGAAAGCTGATGAATGTAGTGGATGTGGGAAATCGCTCCTCCATATTAAGCTTGAGAAAACTCATCCAGGAGATAAAGCTTATGAATTTAATCAAAATGGGAAACCTTATACTCTAAACGAAGAAAGTCTTTAtcagaaaattcatattttggAGAAGCCTTTTGAATATATTGAATGCCAGAAAGCCTTCCAAAAGGACACTGTTTTTGTTAATCACATGGAAGAAAAGCCCTATAAGTGGAATGGATCTGAAATAGCCTTTCTTCAGATGTCGGACCTCACTGTACATCAGGCATCTCATATGGAAATGAAGCCCTATgaatgcagtgaatgtgggaaatccttctgtaaaaagtcaaaatttattATACATCAGAGGactcacacaggagagaaaccttacGAATGTAATCAGTGTGGGAAATCCTTCTGCCAGAAGGGAACCCTTACTGTGCATCAGAGAACACACACAGGGgagaagccctatgaatgtaatgaatgCGGGAAAAACTTTTACCAGAAGTTACACCTCATTCAGCATCAGAGAACTCACTCAGGAgagaagccctatgaatgtaGTTACTGTGGAAAATCCTTTTGCCAGAAGACACACCTCACACAACATCAGAGAACACATTCAGGAGAGAGACCTTATGTTTGTCATGACTGTGGGAAAACCTTCTCGCAGAAGTCAGCACTTAATGACCATCAGAAAATTCACACAGGTGTGAAACTCTACAAGTGTAGTGAATGTGGGAAATGCTTCTGCCGCAAGTCTACTCTCACGACCCACCTGAGGacccacacaggagagaaaccctatgaatgtaatgaGTGTGGGAAATTCTTCTCTCGGTTGTCATATCTCACTGTACATTATAGAACTCAttcaggagagaaaccctatgaatgtaatgaatgtggaaaaaccTTCTACCTGAATTCAGCCCTCATGAGACATCAGAGAGtgcacacaggagagaaaccttacGAATGTAACGAATGTGGAAAGTTATTCTCCCAGTTGTCATACCTCACTATACATCATAGAACTCATTCAGGAGTCAAACCCTATGAATGTAGTGAATGTGGGAAAACCTTCTACCAGAACTCAGCCCTTTGTAGACATCGGAGAATACACAAAGGAGAGAAGCCCTATGAATGTTATATATGTGGAAAATTCTTCTCTCAGATGTCATACCTCACTATACATCATAGAATTCATTCAGGAgagaagccctatgaatgtaGTGAATGTGGGAAAACCTTCTGCCAGAATTCAGCCCTTAATCGACATCAGAGAACACACACAGGAGAGAAAGCCTATGAATGTTATGAATGTGGGAAGTGCTTCTCTCAGATGTCCTATCTCACTATACATCATCGAATTCATTCAGGAGAGAAACCCTTTGAATGTAATGAGTGTGGAAAAGCCTTCTCTCGGATGTCATACCTCACTGTACACTACAGAACTCAttcaggagagaaaccctatgagtgtactgaatgtggaaaaaaatTCTACCACAAATCAGCATTCAACAGCCATCAGAGAATTCACAGGAGAGGGAATATGAACGTAATAGATGTGGGAAGGCTTCTCTGA
- the ZNF12 gene encoding zinc finger protein 12 isoform X2, whose translation MGNRVTVFILGPAVGPRRRTSDAFLRVCTPLCVRVRACVSPPHCPSFLCVPRSPLALVPRLWPPVGENRGVCEAGRGRPGPAPKRARGCAGQGSRGPGGGSSVDPRARPPEPTALGPEGPAGRCRRRKRRGGGTRTRSVCVLDGPAPAPQDGEPQGAGSGLQEGRPAWICPVGPARAPREQNGLAEVERREPREQTRARDSSPAPASREPWGRGSGAPGGSASAFTVLQIFLRAAENE comes from the exons ATGGGAAATAGAGTCACTGTATTTATCCTGGGACCTGCGGTGGGTCCCCGGAGGCGGACTTCCGATGCATTCCTGCGCGTGTGCACCCCGCTCTGTGTGCGTGTTCGCGCATGCGTGTCGCCGCCGCACTGCCCTAGCTTCCTGTGCGTCCCCAGGTCACCGCTCGCCCTAGTTCCCAGGCTTTGGCCTCCGGTGGGCGAGAATCGCGGAGTCTGCGAGGCTGGGCGCGGAAGACCCGGGCCGGCACCCAAGCGGGCGCGGGGTTGCGCGGGCCAGGGTTCGCGCGGGCCAGGCGGAGGCTCAAGCGTTGATCCCCGAGCACGACCCCCGGAGCCGACGGCGCTGGGGCCCGAGGGGCCGGCCGGGCGGTGTCGGCGGCGGAAGCGAAGGGGCGGCGGGACCCGGACCCGATCCGTGTGCGTCCTCGACGGCCCGGCCCCGGCTCCGCAGGACGGTGAGCCCCAGGGAGCCGGATCTGGGCTCCAGGAGGGACGCCCCGCCTGGATTTGTCCCGTAGGCCCGGCACGGGCCCCTCGGGAGCAGAACGGCCTTGCTGAGGTGGAGAGGAGGGAACCTCGCGAGCAGACGCGCGCCCGCGACAGCAGTCCCGCCCCGGCCTCTCGGGAGCCGTGGGGCAGAGGCAGCGGAGCCCCAGGAGG ATCTGCCTCCGCTTTCACAGTCCTCCAGATTTTTCTAAGAGCAGCAGAAAATGAGTAA